TTAAGAACCCCCGGATCGACTCAGAATGAAAACGAACAGGCAGGCTGTCATATACGCCCTAATGGCGGTTGTTCTCTGGTCAACCGTGGCCACAGCTTTTAAAAAATCTCTGGATCTGATCAGCCCTTTTGACCTGCTTCTCCTTTCCTGTTTCTGGTCTGTATTGATCCTTTCGATCATTCTTATCGTGCAGAACAAAGGGTTTTCCGGATTTATCCTGAAACCGGGGAAGTTTTTATCCTATATGACAGGTGCACTCCTCAACCCTGTCGCTTACTATCTTGTACTTTTTGCCAGCTATGATCTTCTGCCGGCTCAAATCGCCCAGCCCCTCAACTACACCTGGCCTCTGATGCTGGTACTTCTCTCCATACCCATTTTAAAAAAGAAGCCTGAACCCCGGGACGGTTTATCCCTGTTGATCTGCCTGGGGGGCATCATTCTGATCAGCCGGGGTGGTCAAACCACCGCATTAGGTGCATTGAGTCTGAAGGGGATTATATTGGCCCTGTTC
This genomic stretch from Oceanispirochaeta sp. harbors:
- a CDS encoding DMT family transporter; its protein translation is MKTNRQAVIYALMAVVLWSTVATAFKKSLDLISPFDLLLLSCFWSVLILSIILIVQNKGFSGFILKPGKFLSYMTGALLNPVAYYLVLFASYDLLPAQIAQPLNYTWPLMLVLLSIPILKKKPEPRDGLSLLICLGGIILISRGGQTTALGALSLKGIILALFSSVLWAFYWLMGKRQTGSQSTRLFWNFFLALPVLYLLKPTLSPGFPVLTGPILFWTAWVGLFEMGITFMFWGLALAKAEHPARISHLVYLSPFLSLFWISLVLGESIAMTTIAGLFIIVVGILSKEIRFLKN